A genomic segment from Neisseria perflava encodes:
- the glgX gene encoding glycogen debranching protein GlgX produces MTAKSWHIEEGKPYPMGATLTSKGANFTLFSINAEKVELCLFDKDKETRLEMPSRRGSVFYGFVPDVKAGQRYGFRVYGRENAEYGSCFNPNKLLIDPYSKKIDGKPSYRTAEEMAWFRPEDERDNAAVAPKSVVIGRSRFNWAKDCRPEIPWGKTIIYEAHVKGFTKQFPDLKYAGTYKALSDKRVLAYLQELGVTTVELLPIHYHLDEYHLQQMGLSNYWGYNTYSHFAVEPSYADNPERAAAEFKQAVKALHQAGLEVILDVVYNHTAEQDDKGPMLCQRGIDNTLWYWHTSYGSYENWSGCGNTLNIVRRDVTRWAADSLRYWAEEFHVDGFRFDLGTVLGREPDFQSYGRFFQVLYQDPVLAGLKLIVEAWDIGDGGYHLGNFPQPFAEWNGRFRDDMRAFWSWESGNLGAFAERLAGSSDIFNHSGRRPSASINFITAHDGFTLRDLVSYNEKHNEANGENNRDGHNENISYNHGVEGETDDEEILLNREYTSKALLASLFLSNGTPMLLAGDEFGNSQQGNNNSYCQDNPITWLDWQNESHALQDYTQELIRVRSQIKLLTDDCWWEKERVQWLNADSSPMTEYCWHNRGSKAIQIVLDDEWLLLVNAKRSRQLFNLPQGNWEISCVPSEKLNYEESGKCVVEHMGIWILHKTN; encoded by the coding sequence ATGACTGCCAAATCATGGCATATCGAGGAAGGCAAGCCTTATCCCATGGGCGCGACCCTGACAAGTAAGGGTGCGAATTTCACCTTGTTTTCCATCAATGCGGAAAAGGTCGAATTGTGTCTGTTTGATAAAGATAAAGAAACCCGTTTGGAGATGCCTTCGCGGCGCGGTTCGGTATTTTACGGATTTGTGCCGGACGTTAAGGCAGGGCAGAGATACGGTTTTCGCGTGTATGGACGTGAAAACGCAGAATACGGCTCATGTTTTAATCCCAACAAATTGCTGATTGACCCGTATTCCAAAAAAATTGACGGCAAACCAAGCTACCGTACCGCCGAAGAAATGGCATGGTTCAGGCCGGAAGATGAACGCGACAATGCTGCCGTTGCGCCGAAAAGCGTCGTGATCGGACGCAGCCGATTTAATTGGGCCAAAGATTGCCGTCCGGAAATACCGTGGGGCAAAACTATTATTTATGAAGCCCATGTCAAAGGGTTTACCAAGCAGTTTCCCGATTTGAAGTACGCAGGCACTTATAAAGCCTTGAGTGATAAACGGGTTTTGGCCTATTTGCAAGAGTTGGGGGTAACGACGGTCGAGCTGTTGCCGATTCATTATCATCTGGACGAATACCATCTTCAGCAGATGGGTTTGAGCAATTATTGGGGCTACAACACTTATTCCCATTTTGCCGTTGAGCCGTCTTATGCCGATAATCCCGAGCGTGCGGCGGCGGAGTTTAAACAGGCGGTCAAAGCCCTGCATCAGGCGGGCTTGGAAGTGATTTTGGATGTCGTGTACAACCACACGGCAGAGCAGGACGACAAAGGCCCGATGCTGTGTCAGCGCGGTATCGATAACACTTTATGGTATTGGCACACCTCTTACGGCAGCTATGAAAACTGGTCAGGTTGCGGCAATACGCTCAATATCGTTCGGCGCGATGTTACCCGTTGGGCGGCAGACAGCCTGCGCTATTGGGCTGAAGAGTTTCATGTTGACGGCTTCCGTTTCGACTTGGGAACCGTATTGGGACGTGAACCCGATTTCCAATCGTACGGCCGCTTTTTCCAAGTCTTGTATCAAGACCCGGTTTTGGCTGGTTTGAAGCTGATTGTCGAAGCATGGGACATCGGCGATGGCGGCTATCACTTGGGCAATTTCCCACAACCTTTTGCCGAATGGAACGGCCGTTTCCGCGATGATATGCGCGCGTTTTGGTCGTGGGAAAGCGGTAATTTAGGTGCATTTGCCGAACGCTTGGCCGGGTCGTCCGATATTTTCAACCACAGCGGCCGCCGTCCGTCTGCCAGCATTAACTTTATTACCGCGCATGACGGCTTCACTCTGCGCGATTTGGTCAGCTACAACGAAAAACACAACGAAGCGAATGGTGAAAACAACCGCGACGGGCATAATGAAAACATCAGCTACAACCACGGCGTAGAAGGCGAAACCGATGATGAAGAGATTTTGCTCAACCGTGAATACACGTCCAAAGCGCTGCTTGCCTCTTTATTTTTATCTAACGGTACGCCCATGCTGTTGGCCGGCGATGAGTTCGGCAACAGTCAGCAAGGCAACAACAACAGCTACTGCCAAGATAATCCAATTACATGGTTGGATTGGCAAAATGAGTCCCATGCGTTGCAAGATTACACTCAAGAGCTGATACGCGTCCGAAGCCAAATCAAGCTGCTGACAGATGATTGTTGGTGGGAAAAAGAGCGTGTGCAATGGCTCAATGCCGATAGCAGCCCAATGACCGAATATTGTTGGCACAATAGGGGCAGTAAGGCGATTCAGATTGTTTTGGACGACGAGTGGCTGCTGTTGGTAAATGCCAAACGTAGTCGTCAGTTATTTAACCTGCCTCAAGGTAATTGGGAAATTTCTTGCGTACCATCAGAGAAATTAAATTACGAAGAATCAGGGAAATGTGTTGTTGAGCACATGGGGATTTGGATTTTGCATAAAACAAATTAA